From Vicinamibacterales bacterium:
ACTGGCCATCGGACGGTAGTCGCTAGTATAGACTCAGCCGAGATGGAAGCGGAGACGGATCCGAACCTGCTCGACGTCGACGTGGCCGAGGTCGCCGGCCGCCTCGAACGCGAGCTGGCCCGCGCGATCGTCGGCCAGCAGCGGGTGGTGCGCGAGATCCTGATTGCCTTCCTCGCCGGCGGCCACTGCCTGCTGCGCGGCGTACCGGGCCTGGCCAAGACGCTGCTCATCAAGACGCTCGCCGAAGCCGTCGACCTCCGGTTCAACCGCATCCAGTTCACCCCGGACCTGATGCCGTCCGACATCATCGGCGCCGAGGTCGTGGAAGAGGATCGCGCCAGCGGCAAGCGGATGATCCGGTTCCTGCGCGGTCCGATTTTCGCCAATATCATCCTCGCCGACGAGATCAACCGCACGCCGCCCAAGACGCAGGCGGCCCTGCTCGAAGCGATGCAGGAGAAGCAAGTCACCGTCGGCGGGAACAAGCATCGGCTGCCAAGCCCGTTCTTCGTGCTGGCGACGTAGAACCCAATCGAGCAGGAAGGGACGTATCCGCTGCCGGAAGCGCAGCAGGATCGCTTCATGTTCAACATCAAGGTCGAATACCCGGCCGAGGATGAAGAGTTCCGCATCATCGAAACGACCACGCGACGCAACCCCGTGACCATCGAGCGCGTCGTCAATGCCGAGGATTTGCTGGCGATGCAATCCGTGGTGCTACAGGTGCCGGTGGCCGACCACGTGATCCGCTACGCCATGCGCCTGACTCGCAAGACGCGCGTGGACGCGGACGATGCCCCGGACTTCGTGCGGAACTACATC
This genomic window contains:
- a CDS encoding MoxR family ATPase, translating into MFNIKVEYPAEDEEFRIIETTTRRNPVTIERVVNAEDLLAMQSVVLQVPVADHVIRYAMRLTRKTRVDADDAPDFVRNYITWGAGPRASQFLVLAGKARALLRGRPYVATEDIRAVAAPVLRHRLITNFNAEADSVKPDDIVKRLIEATPVEK